The following proteins are co-located in the Mesorhizobium australicum WSM2073 genome:
- a CDS encoding M20 aminoacylase family protein, with protein sequence MAEIDRDVLKLEMTEWRHDLHAHPEFGFEEERTAAFVAAKLREFGLDDVAEGVGGTGVVGTLKRGSGNRAIALRADMDALRISEQSTAPYRSGNPGIMHACGHDGHTAMLLGAAKLMAGEGGFDGTVRFIFQPAEEWGKGALAMLDDGLMQRFPFDEIFGLHNMPGLPVGHFETRAGPVMSAEDVFEIVLRGLGGHAARPHSGQETLVAACALVTNLQTIVSRRLSPADISVVSVTELITDGTRNALPGIARILGDARSFRPEVSAKIECQMRIIAEGIATAYNVAAEVNYTREFVPLRNDAELVDAAFAAAGTVFERGNIAVAREPMTASEDFARFLDHVPGCFVFLGNGEASAPLHNSSYDFNDDGLLFGASFHAAIARQRLGT encoded by the coding sequence ATGGCTGAAATCGATCGTGATGTGCTGAAGCTGGAGATGACCGAATGGCGGCATGATCTGCACGCGCACCCTGAATTCGGCTTCGAGGAGGAGCGCACCGCGGCCTTCGTTGCCGCCAAGCTGCGCGAATTCGGCCTGGACGATGTCGCCGAGGGTGTCGGCGGCACCGGCGTCGTCGGGACTTTGAAGCGCGGCAGCGGCAACCGCGCGATCGCGCTGCGAGCCGACATGGACGCTCTGCGCATATCAGAGCAATCAACCGCGCCATACCGCTCCGGCAATCCCGGAATCATGCATGCCTGCGGCCATGACGGCCACACGGCGATGCTGCTCGGTGCGGCCAAGCTCATGGCCGGGGAGGGCGGTTTCGACGGCACCGTGCGCTTCATCTTCCAGCCGGCGGAGGAATGGGGCAAAGGCGCGTTGGCGATGCTCGACGATGGCCTGATGCAGCGCTTTCCCTTCGACGAGATCTTTGGCCTGCACAACATGCCGGGCTTGCCGGTTGGACATTTCGAGACCCGCGCCGGCCCGGTCATGTCGGCCGAAGACGTCTTCGAGATCGTGCTCAGGGGATTGGGCGGTCACGCTGCGCGGCCGCATTCGGGTCAGGAAACGCTGGTCGCCGCCTGTGCGCTGGTTACCAACCTGCAGACCATCGTCTCGCGCCGGCTGAGCCCGGCCGACATCTCCGTGGTTTCGGTGACCGAACTGATCACCGATGGCACCCGCAACGCACTGCCGGGCATCGCCCGCATCCTTGGCGACGCGCGCAGCTTCCGCCCCGAGGTGAGCGCCAAGATCGAATGCCAGATGCGCATCATCGCCGAAGGCATCGCTACCGCTTACAACGTTGCCGCCGAGGTCAACTACACCAGGGAATTCGTGCCTTTGCGCAACGATGCCGAACTGGTCGACGCGGCCTTTGCCGCCGCCGGGACTGTTTTCGAACGCGGCAATATCGCGGTCGCCCGCGAGCCGATGACGGCGTCGGAGGATTTCGCCCGCTTCCTCGACCACGTGCCGGGCTGCTTCGTCTTCCTCGGCAACGGCGAGGCCTCGGCACCGCTTCACAATTCCAGTTACGACTTCAACGACGACGGGCTGTTGTTCGGCGCCAGTTTCCATGCCGCCATCGCCAGGCAGCGGCTTGGGACCTGA
- a CDS encoding Zn-dependent hydrolase has product MTSIDAQRLLGRIRELGGIGRDGEGRLVRLAASDADRLGRDRFVGWLREAGLEIAIDRMGNIFGVWQAPANAGHAPILVGSHIDTVIDAGIYDGCYGVLAGLEVIETLKASALVPSRPLAVAAFTNEEGVRYSPDMMGSLVHAGGVGIDEALAAVGTDGSVLGEELARIGYAGDEEPGFLKPHVYLELHIEQGPVLEREGVPIGAVENLQGISWQRITIDGVANHAGTTPMSMRNDAGHAAARVVTFLHDRAKASNTPTVATVGTMRFEPNAINVIPSRAVFTVDLRDPFEHRLQAEEAALAAFLENLAADGGVAISVERLARFEPVIFDISIVELIEAAAKKRGYASKRMTSGAGHDAQMMARLAPAAMIFVPSAGGISHNPREHTADAELVAGANILLDIVAQLADQEVSGDG; this is encoded by the coding sequence ATGACCTCGATCGACGCACAAAGGCTGCTTGGCCGCATCCGCGAACTCGGCGGCATCGGTCGTGATGGCGAGGGCAGATTGGTGCGGCTGGCCGCCTCCGACGCCGACAGGCTGGGTCGCGACCGCTTCGTCGGCTGGCTGCGCGAGGCCGGTCTCGAAATCGCCATCGATCGCATGGGAAATATCTTCGGCGTCTGGCAGGCGCCGGCGAATGCCGGCCATGCGCCGATCCTCGTCGGCTCGCATATCGACACCGTCATCGATGCCGGCATCTATGACGGCTGCTACGGCGTGCTCGCCGGGCTGGAGGTGATCGAGACGTTGAAGGCGTCGGCTCTTGTCCCGTCGCGACCGCTCGCGGTCGCCGCCTTCACCAACGAGGAAGGGGTTCGCTATTCCCCCGACATGATGGGTTCACTGGTCCATGCCGGCGGCGTCGGTATCGACGAGGCGCTGGCGGCCGTCGGCACCGACGGAAGCGTGCTGGGAGAGGAACTGGCCCGCATCGGCTATGCCGGCGACGAGGAGCCAGGCTTCCTCAAGCCGCACGTCTATCTCGAATTGCATATCGAGCAGGGCCCGGTTCTGGAACGCGAAGGCGTGCCGATCGGTGCTGTGGAAAACCTGCAAGGCATCTCCTGGCAGCGCATCACCATAGACGGCGTCGCCAACCACGCCGGCACCACGCCGATGTCGATGCGCAATGACGCCGGGCATGCGGCCGCGCGTGTCGTCACGTTCCTGCACGACCGCGCCAAAGCCTCGAACACGCCGACCGTTGCAACGGTCGGAACGATGCGTTTCGAGCCAAACGCCATCAATGTCATTCCCTCGCGCGCCGTCTTCACCGTCGACCTGCGCGACCCTTTCGAGCATCGCCTGCAAGCCGAGGAAGCCGCACTCGCCGCGTTTCTTGAGAACCTGGCCGCCGATGGTGGCGTCGCGATCTCGGTCGAGCGGCTGGCCCGCTTCGAGCCGGTGATCTTCGATATAAGCATTGTCGAATTGATCGAAGCTGCCGCGAAGAAGCGCGGGTATGCATCCAAGCGCATGACCTCAGGCGCCGGCCACGATGCGCAGATGATGGCGCGCCTCGCGCCCGCGGCGATGATTTTCGTGCCGAGCGCCGGTGGCATCAGCCACAATCCGCGCGAACATACCGCCGATGCCGAGCTTGTCGCCGGCGCCAACATCCTGCTTGATATCGTCGCCCAGCTTGCGGATCAGGAGGTATCAGGCGATGGCTGA
- a CDS encoding diaminopropionate ammonia-lyase, with amino-acid sequence MFLPNRHALHRQPLDEADAETLGIAGADTVERFLARRDNHLATPLHALPALAGELGLGTLYVKDEGFRLGLGSFKALGGAYAVFRLVLEEASKRLGRSVDVGDLDRPEVRSVAATMTVACATDGNHGRSVAQGAELVGAKAAIFVHAGVSDGRVAAIARYGAEMIRVDGNYDDSVRQAARVAAEKGWTVVSDTSWPGYERIPGLVMQGYTAIVREALGQVSEPPTHVFVQAGVGGIAAAVGGHLAIVLGEARPVFTVVEPARAACVFGAAKAGHPVKIAHGEATVMAMLECYEASPVAWRVLARVADAFMTVDEDEAIAVMRRLARPAGNDPAIVAGESGGVGLAGLIRAMADHKAELGLDATSRVLVVNTEGATDPRRYAELVGTSPADVLAGKVLSGATP; translated from the coding sequence ATGTTCCTGCCCAATCGCCATGCCTTGCACCGCCAGCCGCTGGACGAGGCCGATGCCGAAACCCTCGGCATCGCCGGGGCGGACACTGTCGAGCGTTTCCTTGCCCGCCGTGACAATCACTTGGCGACGCCGCTGCACGCCCTGCCGGCGTTGGCTGGCGAACTCGGTCTCGGCACCTTGTATGTCAAGGATGAGGGCTTTCGCCTCGGCCTAGGCAGCTTCAAGGCGCTGGGCGGCGCCTATGCGGTCTTCCGCCTGGTCCTGGAGGAGGCAAGCAAGCGGCTCGGCCGCTCCGTCGATGTCGGCGATCTCGATCGGCCCGAAGTCCGGTCGGTCGCTGCGACCATGACGGTTGCTTGCGCTACCGACGGCAATCATGGCCGCTCCGTCGCGCAAGGCGCCGAGCTTGTCGGCGCAAAGGCAGCGATCTTTGTCCATGCCGGCGTCAGCGACGGGCGCGTCGCGGCCATCGCCCGCTATGGGGCGGAGATGATCCGCGTCGACGGCAACTACGACGATTCGGTCAGGCAGGCGGCGCGCGTCGCCGCGGAGAAGGGCTGGACGGTGGTTTCCGATACCTCATGGCCGGGCTACGAACGCATTCCGGGCCTCGTCATGCAGGGCTACACCGCGATCGTGCGCGAGGCGCTGGGCCAGGTCTCCGAACCGCCGACCCATGTCTTCGTGCAGGCCGGCGTCGGCGGCATCGCGGCGGCGGTCGGCGGCCATCTCGCCATCGTGCTTGGCGAAGCCAGGCCGGTTTTCACGGTGGTGGAACCCGCCCGTGCCGCCTGCGTTTTCGGCGCCGCCAAGGCCGGGCACCCGGTCAAGATCGCGCATGGCGAGGCGACAGTCATGGCGATGCTCGAATGCTACGAGGCCTCGCCGGTCGCCTGGCGCGTGCTGGCACGCGTCGCCGATGCCTTCATGACCGTCGACGAGGACGAAGCCATCGCCGTGATGCGGCGGCTGGCACGCCCGGCCGGCAACGATCCGGCCATCGTCGCCGGTGAAAGCGGCGGGGTCGGCCTTGCCGGGCTGATCCGGGCGATGGCCGATCATAAGGCCGAGCTTGGCCTCGACGCCACTTCGCGCGTGCTGGTCGTCAACACCGAAGGCGCGACAGATCCCCGCCGCTATGCCGAACTCGTCGGCACGAGTCCGGCGGATGTGCTTGCCGGCAAGGTGCTTTCTGGAGCGACGCCATGA
- a CDS encoding Lrp/AsnC family transcriptional regulator produces MSQSPASLDSFDLAILAILQRDNTTPQRLIGEAVNLSAPAVQRRIKRMEQTGVITGNVAIVEPAAVGQPITIFVEVELESERTELIDEAKRQFSAEPQVQQCYYVTGEADFILVIAVADMGAYEALTRKLFFGSNNVRKFRTFVAMDRVKVGLTVPLPG; encoded by the coding sequence ATGTCTCAGTCGCCAGCCTCACTCGACAGCTTCGATCTCGCCATCCTTGCCATCCTGCAGCGGGACAACACGACGCCGCAACGGCTGATCGGCGAGGCGGTGAACCTGTCGGCGCCAGCCGTGCAGCGCCGCATCAAGCGCATGGAGCAGACCGGCGTCATTACCGGCAATGTCGCCATTGTCGAGCCGGCGGCCGTCGGCCAGCCGATCACTATCTTCGTCGAGGTGGAGCTCGAGAGCGAACGCACCGAACTGATCGACGAAGCCAAGCGGCAATTCTCGGCGGAGCCGCAAGTACAGCAATGCTATTATGTCACCGGCGAGGCCGACTTCATCCTCGTCATCGCCGTGGCCGACATGGGCGCCTACGAGGCGCTGACGCGAAAACTGTTCTTCGGCAGCAACAATGTGCGGAAGTTCCGCACCTTCGTCGCCATGGACCGCGTCAAGGTCGGGTTGACGGTGCCCCTGCCTGGATGA
- a CDS encoding flavin-containing monooxygenase produces the protein MDETTKVAIIGAGPAGLAVAACLRQAGQDFVMLEKEQQAAPAWRRHYDRVHLHTTKRYSSLPFVPFPRDYPRYVPRHLVVEYLDAYAKGFALEPRFGETVRAVARDGRGWRVESTSGALRASHVVIASGYNAEPLLPRFAGIEAFKGKTLHSADYRNAAPFAGQSVLVVGMGNTGAEIALDLVEGGARPTISVRGGVHIVPRELFGVPIQMVGMATRLGPQRINDALFPVILDLVLGRLEKFGLRRPKQGLLQQIALASRIPVIDVGTIGKIREGAIKVAPDIAEISERGARFADGKHGEFDAILFATGYRPGYARFLEPGVEPGPSGVNARASDLGLYLVGFHNAVTGLLREIGIEAQAVGDDIRQRQNRKKVAETLPV, from the coding sequence ATGGACGAAACCACGAAAGTCGCGATCATCGGTGCCGGGCCGGCGGGCCTGGCGGTTGCCGCATGTCTTCGCCAGGCCGGGCAGGATTTCGTCATGCTTGAGAAGGAGCAGCAGGCCGCGCCAGCCTGGCGGCGTCACTATGACCGTGTGCATCTGCATACGACCAAGCGTTACTCCTCGCTGCCCTTCGTTCCCTTCCCAAGGGATTATCCGCGCTATGTGCCGCGCCACCTCGTGGTCGAGTATCTCGACGCCTATGCAAAAGGCTTCGCCCTGGAGCCCCGCTTCGGCGAAACGGTGCGAGCGGTCGCCAGGGATGGCCGCGGTTGGCGGGTGGAATCGACCTCCGGCGCCTTACGCGCTTCGCATGTGGTGATCGCGTCCGGCTACAATGCCGAACCCTTGCTGCCCAGATTTGCCGGCATCGAGGCCTTCAAGGGCAAGACGCTGCACAGCGCCGACTATCGCAACGCCGCGCCTTTTGCCGGCCAATCGGTGCTGGTCGTCGGCATGGGCAATACCGGCGCGGAGATTGCGCTCGACCTGGTGGAAGGCGGCGCCCGACCGACGATCTCGGTGCGCGGGGGCGTTCACATCGTCCCGCGCGAACTGTTCGGCGTGCCGATCCAGATGGTCGGCATGGCGACGCGGCTCGGGCCGCAGCGCATCAACGACGCGCTGTTCCCCGTCATCCTCGATCTGGTGCTGGGGAGGCTGGAGAAGTTTGGGCTCAGACGGCCGAAGCAGGGATTGCTGCAGCAGATCGCCCTTGCGTCGCGCATTCCGGTGATCGATGTCGGCACCATCGGCAAGATCCGGGAAGGTGCTATCAAGGTGGCGCCCGACATCGCCGAAATCTCGGAACGCGGTGCCCGTTTTGCGGACGGCAAGCACGGCGAATTCGACGCCATCCTCTTCGCCACCGGCTATCGGCCGGGCTATGCCAGGTTCCTCGAACCCGGCGTGGAGCCCGGCCCCAGCGGCGTCAATGCCCGAGCTTCGGATCTCGGCCTTTATCTGGTCGGCTTTCACAACGCGGTCACCGGGCTGTTGCGCGAAATCGGCATCGAGGCCCAGGCGGTCGGCGATGACATCCGCCAACGGCAAAACAGGAAAAAGGTGGCCGAAACCCTGCCGGTGTGA
- a CDS encoding molybdopterin-containing oxidoreductase family protein produces the protein MNQHANLRIGHSACPHDCPSTCALEVELLDGNRIGRVHGAKANSYTSGVVCAKVARYADRVHHPDRLLKPLVRKGAKGEGVWQESSWEAALDLVAEKFDAAEAKYGSETVWPYYYAGTMGLVQRDGIERLRHAKKYSGFFGSICTNLAWTGWMMGAGALRGPDPREMAKSDCVVIWGTNAVVTQVNVMTHAVKARKERGAKIVVIDVYENATMKQADIGLVLKPGTDGALACAVMHVLFREGLADRAYLQKYTDDPKGLEAHLVTRTPEWAADITGLTVAEIETFARLVGTTKKTYFRLGYGFARQRNGAVNMHAASCIAAVTGAWQYEGGGAFHSNSGIFKLNQEVLEGTRMRDPSIRYLDHSRIGPVLTGASDALYGGPPVTAMLIQNTNPVNVAPEQRLVKQGFLRDDLFTCVHEQFMTDTAKLADVVLPATMFVEHDDIYKGGGNQHITLGPKLIEPPEGPRTNHFVIEQLAGRLGVADRPGFGLTEQQHIDIILGKRGLGSFASLEEQKWIDLQPDFDTAHFIRGFGHADGKFRFRADWTGQAAPNRPPKSMGLFGPVARLPEFPDHVDLIEVADEAHPFRLTTSPARNFLNSTFSETPVSKAKEVRPELLLHPEDAAALGLAEGDRVEIGNMRGEVVLHARLFGGIKRGVVIAEGIWPNSAHERGEGINVLTGADAPAPYGGAAFHDNKVWLRKAD, from the coding sequence ATGAACCAGCACGCCAACCTCCGCATCGGCCATTCGGCCTGTCCGCATGATTGCCCGTCGACCTGTGCTCTCGAGGTCGAATTGCTCGACGGCAACCGCATCGGCCGGGTCCATGGCGCCAAGGCCAACAGCTACACATCGGGCGTCGTCTGCGCCAAGGTCGCCCGCTATGCCGACCGCGTCCATCACCCCGATCGTCTGCTGAAGCCGTTGGTGCGCAAGGGCGCCAAGGGCGAGGGCGTCTGGCAGGAATCTAGCTGGGAGGCCGCTCTCGACCTCGTCGCCGAGAAATTCGACGCGGCCGAAGCGAAGTACGGCTCCGAGACGGTCTGGCCCTATTACTATGCCGGCACGATGGGGCTGGTGCAGCGCGACGGCATCGAGAGGTTGCGCCACGCGAAAAAATACTCGGGCTTCTTCGGCTCGATCTGCACCAATCTCGCCTGGACCGGCTGGATGATGGGGGCAGGCGCGCTGCGCGGACCGGACCCGCGCGAGATGGCGAAATCCGACTGCGTGGTGATCTGGGGCACCAACGCCGTGGTCACGCAGGTCAATGTGATGACCCACGCCGTCAAGGCGCGCAAGGAACGCGGCGCGAAGATCGTGGTCATCGACGTCTATGAGAATGCGACGATGAAGCAGGCCGACATCGGTCTGGTCCTGAAGCCCGGCACCGACGGCGCGCTCGCTTGTGCCGTCATGCATGTCCTGTTTCGCGAGGGCCTGGCCGACCGCGCCTATCTGCAGAAATATACGGACGATCCGAAGGGCCTGGAGGCGCATCTCGTTACCCGCACGCCGGAATGGGCGGCTGATATTACCGGTTTGACGGTCGCCGAGATCGAGACCTTCGCGCGCCTCGTCGGCACGACGAAAAAGACCTATTTTCGCCTCGGCTACGGCTTTGCCCGCCAGCGCAACGGCGCCGTCAACATGCATGCCGCGTCATGCATCGCCGCCGTCACCGGCGCCTGGCAGTATGAGGGCGGCGGCGCCTTCCATTCCAATTCCGGCATCTTCAAGCTCAACCAGGAGGTGCTCGAGGGCACGCGCATGCGCGATCCCTCGATCCGCTATCTCGACCATTCCCGCATCGGCCCGGTGCTGACCGGCGCCAGTGACGCGCTCTATGGCGGACCGCCGGTGACGGCGATGCTGATCCAGAACACCAATCCGGTGAATGTCGCGCCCGAGCAGCGGCTGGTGAAGCAGGGATTTTTGCGAGACGATTTGTTCACCTGCGTGCACGAGCAGTTCATGACCGACACGGCCAAGCTGGCCGACGTCGTGCTGCCGGCGACGATGTTCGTCGAGCATGACGACATCTACAAGGGCGGCGGCAACCAGCACATCACGCTCGGCCCCAAGCTGATCGAACCGCCGGAAGGGCCGCGCACCAACCATTTCGTCATCGAGCAGCTGGCCGGGCGCCTTGGTGTCGCCGACAGGCCGGGCTTCGGGCTGACCGAGCAGCAGCATATCGACATCATCCTTGGCAAGCGCGGGTTGGGCAGCTTCGCCAGCTTGGAAGAGCAGAAGTGGATTGATCTGCAGCCGGATTTCGACACGGCGCATTTCATCCGGGGCTTTGGCCATGCGGATGGGAAATTCCGTTTTCGCGCCGACTGGACCGGCCAGGCGGCTCCGAACCGGCCGCCGAAGAGCATGGGCCTGTTCGGCCCGGTGGCGCGATTGCCCGAATTTCCTGATCATGTCGACCTGATCGAGGTGGCTGACGAAGCCCATCCGTTCCGGCTGACGACCTCGCCGGCGCGCAACTTCCTCAACTCGACCTTTTCCGAAACACCGGTGTCGAAGGCCAAGGAGGTCCGCCCGGAACTCCTGCTGCATCCCGAGGACGCGGCGGCTCTAGGGCTGGCCGAGGGCGACCGTGTCGAGATCGGCAACATGCGCGGCGAGGTGGTGCTGCACGCCAGACTGTTCGGCGGCATCAAGCGCGGCGTCGTGATCGCCGAGGGTATCTGGCCGAACAGCGCGCATGAGCGCGGCGAGGGCATCAATGTGCTGACCGGCGCCGACGCCCCCGCACCCTATGGCGGCGCTGCCTTTCACGACAACAAGGTCTGGCTGCGCAAGGCGGATTGA
- a CDS encoding ABC-F family ATP-binding cassette domain-containing protein, protein MLIINDLSLRMAGRLLLDHASLTLPAGTKAGLVGRNGTGKTTLFKAITGDFPSETGSISLPKNTRIGQVAQEAPGTEDPLIEIVLKADLERSALLEEEKTATDPHRIADIHMRLADIDAHSAESRAATILAGLGFDDAAQRRPASSFSGGWRMRVALAAVLFSEPDLLLLDEPTNYLDLEGTLWLENYVSKYPHTVLLISHDRDLLNRAVNSIVHLDQKRLTFWRGGYDQFERQYTEQKELQEKGRVKQEAARKHMESFVERFRAKASKARQAQSRIKALEKMKPISAIVNDTVRPFSFPEPVKTVASPIVALNNVNVGYTEGQPILKKMTLRIDADDRIALLGANGNGKSTFAKLLSGRLKQETGTMTVAPGLKVAIFAQHQLDDLRPEENAYEHVRRLMPEAPESKVRGRVAQFGLTTEKMNTPAKDLSGGEKARLLMGLSAFEGPNLFILDEPTNHLDIDSRESLIHALNEFPGAVILISHDRHLLEATADRLWLVKDGAVNPYDGDLEDYKTLVTGVSSDRRGKREADKASKADRRRDAAARRAAFEPLAKEIRATEALMDRIRKRIDGIEDELSNPAVYEKDPSTATRLAKERSQLAQTLAGHEEKWLTMSAEYEEGTAE, encoded by the coding sequence ATGCTTATCATCAACGACCTCTCGCTCCGCATGGCGGGGCGCCTGCTTCTCGACCACGCCTCGCTCACCCTGCCGGCCGGCACCAAGGCCGGTCTTGTCGGCCGCAACGGGACCGGCAAGACGACGCTGTTCAAGGCCATAACAGGCGATTTCCCCTCCGAGACCGGTTCGATCAGCCTGCCGAAGAATACGCGGATCGGTCAGGTGGCGCAGGAAGCGCCCGGCACCGAGGACCCGCTGATCGAGATCGTGCTCAAGGCCGACCTCGAACGTTCCGCGCTCCTCGAAGAGGAAAAGACCGCCACCGATCCGCACCGCATCGCCGACATCCACATGCGGCTGGCCGATATCGACGCCCATTCGGCCGAGTCTCGCGCGGCCACCATCCTGGCCGGCCTAGGCTTCGACGACGCCGCGCAGCGCCGTCCGGCCTCGTCCTTCTCCGGCGGCTGGCGCATGCGCGTTGCGTTGGCCGCCGTGCTGTTTTCGGAGCCCGACCTTCTGTTGCTCGACGAGCCGACCAACTATCTCGACCTTGAAGGGACGTTGTGGCTTGAGAACTATGTTTCAAAGTATCCGCACACGGTGCTTCTGATTTCGCACGACCGAGATCTGCTCAACCGTGCCGTCAATTCGATCGTTCATCTCGACCAGAAGAGGCTGACGTTCTGGCGCGGCGGCTACGACCAGTTCGAGCGCCAGTATACCGAGCAGAAGGAATTGCAGGAAAAGGGCCGGGTTAAGCAGGAGGCCGCCCGCAAGCACATGGAATCCTTCGTCGAGCGTTTTCGCGCAAAGGCCTCCAAGGCAAGGCAGGCACAGTCGCGCATCAAGGCGTTGGAAAAGATGAAGCCGATCTCGGCCATCGTCAACGACACGGTACGGCCGTTCTCTTTCCCCGAGCCTGTGAAGACCGTGGCCTCGCCGATCGTGGCGCTGAACAACGTCAATGTCGGCTACACCGAGGGTCAGCCGATCCTGAAGAAGATGACGCTGCGTATCGATGCCGACGACCGCATCGCGCTGCTCGGTGCCAATGGCAACGGCAAGTCGACCTTCGCCAAACTTCTGTCGGGTCGCCTGAAGCAGGAAACCGGCACCATGACGGTGGCGCCGGGTTTGAAGGTGGCGATCTTCGCCCAGCACCAGCTCGACGATCTGCGTCCTGAGGAGAATGCCTATGAGCACGTCCGCCGGCTGATGCCGGAGGCGCCGGAATCGAAAGTGCGCGGCCGCGTTGCCCAGTTCGGCCTCACGACCGAGAAAATGAATACGCCCGCCAAGGACCTGTCCGGTGGCGAGAAGGCGCGCCTTCTGATGGGCCTGTCTGCCTTCGAGGGCCCGAACCTGTTCATCCTCGACGAACCGACCAACCATCTCGACATCGACAGCCGCGAATCGCTGATCCATGCGCTGAACGAATTTCCCGGCGCCGTTATCCTGATTTCGCACGACCGCCATCTGCTGGAAGCGACCGCCGACCGGCTGTGGCTGGTCAAGGACGGTGCGGTCAATCCCTATGACGGCGACCTGGAGGATTACAAGACGCTGGTCACCGGCGTTTCCAGCGACCGCCGTGGCAAGCGCGAAGCGGACAAGGCGTCAAAAGCCGACCGTCGCCGCGACGCGGCCGCACGCCGCGCCGCCTTCGAACCGCTGGCCAAGGAAATCCGCGCCACCGAGGCGCTGATGGATCGCATCCGCAAACGCATCGACGGCATCGAGGACGAGCTGTCCAATCCGGCGGTCTATGAAAAGGATCCCTCAACCGCGACGCGGCTCGCCAAGGAGCGCTCGCAGCTTGCGCAGACGCTGGCAGGCCACGAGGAAAAATGGCTGACCATGTCGGCCGAATATGAGGAAGGCACGGCGGAGTAG
- a CDS encoding MucR family transcriptional regulator: MSNIEDKIVIELTADIVSAYVGNNPLPASGLPDLIASVSASVRKLAGAAVVESPSLVPAVNPKRSVFPDYIICLEDGKKFKSLKRHLRTDYGLSPDDYRAKWGLPPDYPMVAPNYSATRSALAKSTGLGRKPAAAPAVVAKTTKRGKAAA; this comes from the coding sequence TTGTCAAATATCGAGGATAAGATCGTTATCGAGCTAACCGCCGATATTGTCTCGGCTTATGTAGGCAACAATCCGCTCCCGGCTTCGGGCCTGCCTGACTTGATTGCCAGCGTCAGCGCCTCGGTCCGAAAGCTGGCTGGTGCGGCTGTCGTGGAAAGCCCGAGCCTTGTTCCGGCCGTGAATCCGAAAAGGTCGGTGTTTCCCGACTACATCATCTGCCTGGAGGACGGAAAGAAGTTCAAGTCGCTCAAGCGACATCTCAGGACGGACTACGGCTTGAGCCCTGACGACTATCGCGCCAAATGGGGCTTGCCGCCGGACTACCCGATGGTCGCGCCGAATTACTCCGCGACCCGGTCGGCGTTGGCGAAGTCGACGGGACTTGGCCGCAAGCCGGCCGCTGCGCCGGCAGTCGTGGCCAAGACGACAAAGCGCGGCAAGGCGGCTGCCTGA
- a CDS encoding DMT family transporter — protein MVERRDRAPWRFFRHGSGSMSALVFATGAVALWSTNALVGKSLLASHPVSQVQFLQFVGAALVFAAIRLMSREKATAIAASTALAPLAVGFIGLVGTMVLQYIAFASMPVIEANLVAYTWPLMVAAAVIAFENPRRPALLGLAAALGFVGVALVISGGRDRTWFQGDLAGYLCAFGSALCMAFYSVMVGRLATSPDRLLLPSSLVGVALTLIWSAREGFAWPTGVDLALGLYLGAGPMGLGYYFWSRALKLGGSGKVAVIAYLTPIASTLLLTLSGERLTTTAIAGAVLVIGSCIAVGLERSEAENYV, from the coding sequence ATGGTCGAACGCAGGGATAGAGCCCCATGGCGCTTCTTTCGGCATGGATCAGGCTCGATGTCCGCGCTGGTCTTCGCCACCGGCGCGGTGGCGTTGTGGTCGACAAATGCGCTGGTCGGCAAATCCCTGCTGGCCAGTCACCCGGTGTCGCAGGTGCAGTTCCTGCAATTTGTAGGGGCCGCGCTGGTCTTCGCGGCCATCCGGTTGATGAGCCGGGAGAAAGCCACGGCAATCGCGGCGAGCACCGCGCTGGCGCCGCTCGCGGTCGGCTTCATCGGTCTGGTCGGCACCATGGTGCTGCAATATATCGCCTTCGCCTCGATGCCGGTGATCGAAGCCAATCTCGTGGCCTACACCTGGCCCTTGATGGTTGCCGCGGCAGTGATCGCCTTCGAAAATCCCCGGCGTCCGGCTTTGCTGGGCCTTGCAGCGGCCCTTGGGTTCGTCGGCGTCGCGCTGGTGATTTCGGGAGGCCGCGACCGCACCTGGTTTCAGGGTGATCTCGCCGGCTATCTGTGCGCATTCGGGTCCGCGCTGTGCATGGCTTTCTATTCGGTGATGGTGGGACGGCTCGCCACTTCGCCGGACCGCCTGTTGCTGCCATCGTCGCTGGTTGGCGTCGCTTTGACCCTTATATGGTCCGCTCGCGAAGGCTTCGCCTGGCCCACCGGGGTGGATCTGGCCCTCGGGCTCTATCTCGGTGCCGGCCCCATGGGGCTTGGTTACTACTTCTGGTCGCGGGCCCTGAAACTGGGAGGCAGCGGGAAGGTGGCTGTCATTGCCTATCTCACGCCGATCGCTTCGACACTGCTGCTGACCTTGTCCGGCGAACGGTTGACGACGACAGCCATTGCCGGAGCCGTCCTTGTCATAGGCAGTTGCATCGCGGTCGGACTGGAACGTTCGGAGGCGGAAAATTATGTTTGA